In a genomic window of Myotis daubentonii chromosome X, mMyoDau2.1, whole genome shotgun sequence:
- the NDUFB11 gene encoding NADH dehydrogenase [ubiquinone] 1 beta subcomplex subunit 11, mitochondrial produces the protein MAPGLLGLYARRLLAAATTRGRVAAPVRWESSSARAVIAPSAAVGKRAPEPTVHWQEDPEPEDENLYEKNPDSHGYDKDPVVDVWNMRAVFFFGFSIVLVFGTTFVAYLPDYRMHEWARREAEKLVKYREAHGLPIMESNRFDPSKIQLPDED, from the exons ATGGCGCCCGGACTGTTAGGTTTGTACGCTCGCCGCCTTTTGGCAGCAGCGACGACGCGGGGGCGCGTGGCTGCCCCGGTTCGCTGGGAATCCAGCTCTGCTAGGGCTGTAATCGCTCCGTCCGCTGCGGTGGGAAAGCGGGCGCCGGAACCGACAGTGCACTGGCAGGAGGACCCAGAACCCGAGGACGAAAACCTCTATGAGAAG AACCCCGACTCTCATGGCTACGACAAGGACCCTGTTGTGGATGTCTGGAACATGCGGGCCGTCTTCTTCTTTGGCTTCTCCATCGTCTTGGTCTTTGGCACCACCTTTGTGGCTTATCTGCCTGATTACAG GATGCATGAGTGGGCCCGCCGGGAAGCTGAAAAGCTTGTAAAATACCGAGAGGCCCATGGTCTTCCCATCATGGAATCCAACCGTTTTGACCCCAGCAAGATCCAGCTGCCAGATGAGGACTGA